A stretch of the Desulfobacter sp. genome encodes the following:
- a CDS encoding glycosyltransferase family 2 protein, giving the protein MYKNHTLCAVIPCYNEETQIQIVVETMPDYVDVIVIIDDLSTDRTVDRVKKIMLNHPKVVLIEHETNQGVGGSIATGYKWARDHQMDMAVVMAGDGQMNPDDLPALVDPIVEEKADYTKGNRLFTGEAFTKIPKIRYFGNSILSLLTKIASGYWQIADSQSGYTVINKKALAAIDWDKMYKRYGQPNDVLVRLNVENFKVLDIPVEPVYNIGEKSGIKIHRVIFSIGWLLVKLFAWRMKEKYIIRDFHPLVFFYFLGILSGIASALLFVRLFIMWYMNGQIPSINALAAMVSFLSASQFTLFAMWFDMEANKK; this is encoded by the coding sequence ATGTATAAAAATCACACCCTGTGCGCCGTCATTCCCTGCTATAACGAAGAGACCCAGATCCAAATAGTAGTTGAGACCATGCCCGACTACGTGGACGTTATTGTGATTATAGATGATCTAAGCACGGACCGTACGGTGGACAGAGTGAAAAAAATTATGCTCAATCATCCAAAAGTTGTCCTGATAGAGCATGAAACCAACCAGGGTGTGGGGGGCAGCATTGCCACAGGTTATAAATGGGCCAGGGACCATCAAATGGATATGGCCGTGGTCATGGCAGGGGACGGTCAGATGAATCCTGATGATCTGCCTGCCCTGGTTGACCCTATCGTGGAAGAAAAGGCGGATTATACCAAGGGCAACCGCCTGTTTACCGGTGAAGCATTCACCAAAATTCCTAAAATCAGATATTTTGGGAACAGTATCCTGTCTTTACTGACCAAAATTGCTTCAGGATATTGGCAAATTGCAGATTCCCAGTCCGGCTATACCGTGATCAATAAAAAGGCTTTGGCCGCCATTGACTGGGACAAAATGTACAAACGCTACGGCCAGCCCAATGATGTATTGGTCAGGCTGAACGTTGAAAATTTCAAGGTTCTGGATATCCCTGTGGAGCCGGTTTATAATATCGGAGAAAAATCCGGCATTAAAATCCATCGGGTCATCTTCAGCATCGGGTGGCTGCTGGTCAAATTGTTTGCATGGCGGATGAAGGAAAAGTATATTATCCGTGACTTTCACCCTCTGGTCTTTTTTTATTTTCTGGGAATTCTTTCCGGAATCGCTTCTGCACTTCTGTTTGTACGGCTTTTTATCATGTGGTATATGAACGGCCAGATCCCATCCATTAATGCATTGGCTGCCATGGTCTCTTTTCTCAGTGCCAGCCAGTTCACCCTGTTTGCCATGTGGTTTGATATGGAGGCCAATAAAAAATAG
- a CDS encoding sigma-54-dependent Fis family transcriptional regulator, whose translation MEHKHSILVVDDEISMREFLDMLLSKQGYKVSLAKNGNQALKKIQKKTYDLVLTDIRLGDITGLDVLRAVKKENTETVVIMISAYSTTEIAVEAMNEGAYDFVPKPFDNNELRQTIAKALELRTLEHEKERRSSELKTHVHFNQIIGNSPGMQGIYTRIRQIGPTKTNVLITGESGTGKELIARAIHENSDRRDNPFVVVNCGGIPDTLMESEFFGHVKGSFTGAISDKQGLFQAANKGTIFLDEIGELSTFLQVKLLRAVQETRFKPVGGTAEIDVDVRIISATNKKLEQEVIEGNFREDLFFRLNVIPIKVPPLRNRKGDIELLSAHFAEKYSTKLGKDIVKLSSYAIDFLNKYSFPGNVRELENLIERSVALSSTNIILPESLTISMHKKRRWIEGIKGNRFDLDDVASGVNLDEVLASIESAYLEKAMELSGGNKKKAAEYLNLSMRSFRYRLDKMETEPDSD comes from the coding sequence ATGGAACACAAGCACAGCATTTTAGTGGTAGACGATGAAATCAGCATGCGTGAGTTCTTGGACATGCTGCTCTCCAAGCAGGGGTATAAGGTTTCTTTGGCCAAAAACGGGAACCAGGCCTTAAAAAAAATTCAAAAAAAGACCTATGACCTTGTGCTCACAGATATCCGTCTGGGTGATATCACCGGACTGGATGTGCTCCGGGCCGTTAAAAAGGAAAATACTGAAACCGTTGTTATCATGATTTCAGCCTATTCCACCACAGAAATTGCCGTGGAAGCCATGAACGAAGGGGCATATGATTTTGTGCCCAAGCCTTTTGACAATAACGAATTGCGCCAGACTATTGCCAAGGCCCTTGAACTTAGAACGCTTGAGCATGAAAAGGAAAGACGGTCTTCAGAGCTTAAAACCCATGTTCATTTTAACCAGATTATCGGCAACAGCCCGGGCATGCAGGGTATTTACACACGGATCCGTCAGATCGGGCCCACCAAGACCAATGTTCTGATCACAGGGGAGAGCGGCACGGGCAAAGAACTCATTGCCAGGGCCATCCATGAAAATTCCGACCGCAGGGATAATCCCTTTGTGGTGGTCAATTGCGGGGGGATTCCTGACACCCTTATGGAAAGTGAATTTTTCGGCCATGTCAAAGGCTCATTCACCGGGGCGATCAGCGATAAACAAGGATTGTTTCAGGCGGCTAACAAGGGCACGATTTTTCTTGATGAAATTGGTGAATTGTCCACCTTTCTCCAGGTGAAATTGCTCAGGGCTGTTCAGGAGACCCGATTCAAACCCGTGGGCGGTACAGCGGAAATCGATGTGGATGTCAGGATCATATCTGCAACCAATAAAAAATTGGAGCAGGAAGTCATTGAGGGCAATTTCAGGGAAGATCTTTTTTTCCGCCTCAATGTGATCCCCATAAAGGTTCCGCCCCTGAGAAACAGAAAAGGGGATATTGAACTTTTATCTGCCCATTTTGCTGAAAAATACTCAACAAAACTGGGCAAAGACATTGTCAAGCTTTCCTCCTATGCCATTGATTTTTTAAATAAATATTCTTTTCCCGGCAATGTCAGGGAACTTGAAAATTTGATTGAACGATCTGTGGCGCTTTCTTCAACCAATATTATTCTGCCCGAAAGCCTGACCATTTCCATGCATAAAAAAAGAAGATGGATAGAAGGGATCAAGGGAAATCGGTTTGATTTAGATGATGTGGCAAGCGGGGTAAATCTGGATGAAGTCCTTGCCAGTATTGAGTCTGCCTATCTTGAAAAGGCCATGGAATTGTCCGGCGGGAACAAAAAAAAGGCAGCCGAATACCTCAACTTGAGCATGCGGTCTTTTCGGTACCGTCTGGACAAGATGGAAACCGAGCCTGACAGCGATTAG
- a CDS encoding dihydroorotase, with translation MQILIKGARVVDPGNLDESKDILIKDGFFEQILTPDSHAIEPDTQVIDAKGLIAVPGLIDVHVHLREPGQEYKETVASGLCAAAAGGFTAVCSMPNTQPVNDNGQVTTFIISQGKRAKSAKVYPAGAISQGSCGTNLAQIFDMKQAGIRAVTDDGLPVKNAQLMRRALEYCKSMDLPVLVHAEDKDLVNGGAMNEGLPATILGIKGIPNAAESIMVCRDIALAELTGSRVHFCHMSTQESIEAIRQAKKRGVNVTCETAPHYFTLTDQDIPPYDTHYKMNPPLRSEKDRQAIIEGLKDGTIDMIATDHAPHNADEKDVEFDRAAFGIIGLETALPLSLKLVLDGHLSLNTLVKKMAKAPAQLMGLSNDITPGNAADLTLIDLDSDLIINPDTFISKSRNTPFAGLKVRGQAVMTLVDGRIVHSKI, from the coding sequence ATGCAGATACTGATTAAAGGGGCAAGGGTAGTGGACCCGGGCAATTTGGATGAATCCAAGGATATTCTCATTAAAGATGGATTTTTTGAACAGATCCTGACCCCGGATTCCCATGCGATTGAACCCGATACCCAGGTGATTGATGCAAAAGGATTGATTGCCGTTCCCGGGTTGATCGATGTCCATGTTCATTTAAGGGAACCAGGACAAGAGTATAAGGAAACCGTTGCGTCCGGGCTTTGTGCTGCAGCCGCAGGCGGATTCACAGCGGTGTGTTCCATGCCCAATACCCAGCCTGTCAATGACAACGGCCAGGTCACCACCTTTATCATCAGCCAGGGCAAACGGGCGAAATCCGCCAAGGTTTATCCGGCCGGCGCCATCTCACAAGGCTCCTGCGGCACCAATCTGGCCCAAATTTTTGACATGAAGCAGGCCGGCATCCGGGCGGTGACCGATGACGGTCTGCCCGTGAAAAACGCCCAATTGATGAGACGGGCCTTGGAATACTGCAAAAGCATGGATCTTCCCGTGCTTGTTCATGCAGAAGACAAGGATCTGGTCAATGGGGGGGCCATGAATGAAGGACTGCCTGCAACCATTTTGGGCATCAAAGGAATCCCCAATGCTGCCGAATCCATCATGGTCTGCAGGGACATTGCCCTTGCCGAACTCACCGGCTCAAGAGTTCATTTTTGTCATATGAGCACACAAGAGTCCATTGAGGCCATACGCCAGGCCAAAAAACGGGGAGTGAATGTCACCTGTGAAACCGCACCCCATTATTTTACACTCACTGACCAGGATATCCCCCCATATGACACTCACTATAAGATGAATCCGCCCCTGCGGTCTGAAAAGGACAGACAGGCCATCATAGAAGGGCTTAAGGACGGTACAATTGACATGATCGCCACAGATCATGCCCCCCATAATGCAGATGAAAAAGATGTGGAGTTTGACCGGGCCGCCTTTGGGATTATCGGACTGGAAACGGCCTTGCCCCTGTCGTTAAAACTGGTTTTGGACGGCCATCTTTCTTTAAACACCCTGGTAAAAAAAATGGCCAAGGCACCGGCACAGCTCATGGGTCTTAGCAATGATATAACACCGGGAAATGCTGCCGATTTGACCCTCATTGACCTTGACTCTGATCTTATCATCAATCCTGATACCTTTATTTCCAAAAGCCGCAACACCCCGTTTGCAGGCCTCAAGGTCAGGGGGCAGGCGGTGATGACTCTGGTTGACGGCAGAATCGTTCATTCAAAAATTTAG
- a CDS encoding aspartate carbamoyltransferase catalytic subunit has product MRFEKKNILDIHSLSQDQISMILDTAFGMKEVSERPVKKVPTLRGKTIVLFFQEPSTRTKLSFELAAKRLSADTVSIAKSSSSIVKGETLIDTAKNLEAMKPDVIVMRHSSSGAAFQVSQRVNCSVINAGDGTHAHPSQALLDMMSIKEKKGCLKGLNISIVGDISHSRVARSDIVGLSKMGANVRVCAPETMIPMGIENMGCTVAKNMESCVKDADVIMMLRIQKERQGNMLFPSEREYASLYGLNKKRIALASPDVMVMHPGPMNRGVEISSDIADSDCSMILDQVTNGVALRMALFYLLAGGSRHADTD; this is encoded by the coding sequence ATGCGGTTTGAAAAGAAAAATATTCTGGATATCCACAGTTTAAGCCAAGACCAGATTTCAATGATTCTGGATACGGCCTTTGGGATGAAAGAGGTTTCAGAACGGCCTGTCAAAAAAGTACCGACCCTCAGGGGTAAAACCATTGTATTGTTTTTTCAAGAACCCTCGACCCGGACAAAACTTTCCTTTGAACTGGCTGCAAAACGGCTGTCTGCAGATACCGTGTCCATTGCAAAAAGCTCATCTTCCATTGTCAAGGGAGAGACCCTTATTGACACGGCCAAAAATCTTGAGGCCATGAAGCCGGACGTGATTGTCATGCGGCATTCTTCATCAGGGGCTGCTTTTCAGGTCTCCCAACGGGTAAATTGTTCGGTGATCAATGCAGGCGACGGCACCCATGCCCATCCTTCCCAGGCCCTTTTGGACATGATGAGCATAAAAGAAAAAAAAGGATGTCTTAAAGGGCTTAACATATCCATTGTCGGGGATATTTCCCATTCCCGGGTGGCCAGGTCCGATATTGTAGGCCTGTCCAAAATGGGGGCCAATGTCCGGGTCTGCGCCCCTGAAACCATGATCCCCATGGGCATCGAAAACATGGGCTGCACAGTGGCAAAAAACATGGAATCCTGTGTCAAAGATGCCGATGTCATCATGATGCTCAGAATTCAAAAAGAACGCCAGGGAAATATGCTTTTTCCCAGCGAACGTGAATATGCAAGCCTTTACGGGCTCAACAAAAAAAGGATAGCGCTGGCAAGCCCGGACGTAATGGTCATGCACCCGGGGCCCATGAACCGGGGGGTTGAAATTTCAAGTGATATTGCAGATTCAGATTGTTCAATGATTTTGGACCAGGTCACCAATGGCGTGGCATTGCGTATGGCGCTGTTCTATCTTTTGGCAGGAGGCAGCAGACATGCAGATACTGATTAA
- the lepB gene encoding signal peptidase I, giving the protein MKSKKKNVWRENIEAIVIAIIIALFIRTFIVQAFKIPSGSMLETLQIGDQILVNKFIYGVKIPFTHGKTLILGKNPQKEDIVVFEYPEDPSKDYIKRVIAVGGDTVEIVDKQLYVNDKRIVDQPWAVYRDDRIIPGQYTTRDNMKKITIPPKKIFVMGDNRDNSHDSRFWGFVDLRQVKGEAFMIYWSWNKDRFGIRWNRIGNLLF; this is encoded by the coding sequence ATGAAATCTAAAAAGAAGAACGTCTGGCGTGAGAATATAGAGGCCATTGTCATTGCTATTATCATTGCCTTATTTATTCGGACTTTCATTGTCCAGGCCTTTAAAATCCCCTCGGGCTCAATGCTTGAAACCCTTCAGATCGGAGATCAGATCCTGGTCAATAAATTCATCTACGGGGTTAAAATTCCATTTACCCATGGCAAAACCCTGATCCTGGGCAAAAATCCCCAAAAAGAAGATATTGTGGTTTTTGAATATCCAGAAGACCCGTCCAAAGATTATATTAAACGGGTGATTGCCGTGGGAGGGGATACGGTTGAGATTGTGGACAAACAGCTTTACGTCAATGACAAGCGTATTGTTGACCAGCCATGGGCGGTCTACCGAGACGACAGGATTATCCCGGGCCAGTATACCACCCGGGACAATATGAAAAAAATAACCATACCGCCCAAAAAGATCTTTGTCATGGGAGATAACAGGGACAACAGTCACGATTCAAGGTTTTGGGGATTTGTTGATCTTCGCCAGGTCAAAGGAGAGGCCTTTATGATTTATTGGTCCTGGAACAAGGATCGTTTCGGAATCCGGTGGAACCGAATCGGTAATCTTTTATTTTAA
- a CDS encoding homocysteine biosynthesis protein, which produces MSQYQVNKTYQEINDKIAKGEAVVVTAEEIIDIAQKQGVVEAAKKVDVVTTGTFAPMCSSGAFINIGQSNPLVRTTKTWFNNVPAYSGIAAVDCYLGATQTCDNDPLNKYHPGEFNYGGGHVIQDLVAGKEVHLRAESYGTDCYPNLKIEKMVTLKDLPNAMLCNPRNCYQNYNCAINRADRVKYTYMGTLKSNMGNANYSTSGELSPLFNDPYLKTIGVGTRIFLGGAQGYVTWTGTQHKKEVERGLNGVPLSAAGTLALTGDLKQMSPDWLVGQSIRGYGVSLSVGVGIPIPILNEEILKFTSVSDKEIFTQIVDYGYDYPRAISKSYGQVSYDELKSGTIMVKGKTVPTVPLSSMVKARKIADILKLEIQRSRFFIGHPQHLFC; this is translated from the coding sequence ATGAGCCAGTATCAGGTTAATAAAACATACCAAGAGATAAATGATAAAATTGCCAAGGGCGAGGCTGTGGTGGTGACCGCCGAAGAGATTATTGACATTGCTCAAAAACAAGGGGTGGTGGAAGCTGCAAAAAAAGTCGATGTGGTGACCACAGGCACCTTTGCACCCATGTGTTCTTCCGGGGCCTTTATCAATATCGGCCAGTCAAACCCCTTGGTCAGAACCACCAAAACATGGTTTAACAACGTGCCGGCCTATTCTGGAATTGCGGCTGTGGACTGCTATCTTGGGGCCACCCAGACCTGTGATAACGACCCGCTTAACAAATACCACCCAGGGGAATTCAACTATGGGGGGGGGCATGTGATCCAGGATCTTGTGGCGGGCAAAGAAGTTCATTTGCGTGCCGAAAGTTACGGTACAGACTGTTATCCCAATTTAAAAATTGAGAAAATGGTCACCTTAAAAGATCTTCCCAATGCCATGCTCTGCAATCCCAGAAATTGTTACCAAAACTATAATTGCGCAATTAACCGGGCCGACAGGGTCAAGTACACCTATATGGGAACTTTGAAATCCAATATGGGCAATGCCAATTACTCTACTTCAGGTGAACTCAGCCCCTTGTTCAATGACCCGTATTTAAAAACCATTGGTGTGGGCACCCGGATTTTTCTTGGCGGGGCCCAGGGGTATGTGACCTGGACCGGTACCCAGCATAAAAAAGAGGTGGAGCGCGGACTTAACGGGGTCCCGTTGAGTGCGGCAGGTACATTGGCGCTGACAGGCGATTTAAAACAGATGTCCCCGGACTGGCTCGTGGGCCAGAGCATTAGAGGATACGGGGTCTCCCTTTCTGTGGGCGTGGGCATCCCCATCCCCATATTAAACGAAGAAATTTTAAAATTCACCTCCGTATCGGACAAGGAAATTTTTACACAGATTGTGGATTACGGGTATGATTATCCCCGGGCGATTTCCAAATCCTACGGCCAGGTCAGCTATGATGAGCTAAAAAGTGGAACCATTATGGTCAAGGGCAAAACCGTGCCAACGGTGCCGCTTTCCTCCATGGTAAAGGCAAGAAAAATTGCAGATATACTTAAACTTGAAATCCAGCGGTCCAGGTTTTTTATCGGACATCCCCAGCACCTGTTCTGTTAA